Proteins from one Bombus affinis isolate iyBomAffi1 chromosome 1, iyBomAffi1.2, whole genome shotgun sequence genomic window:
- the LOC126918567 gene encoding uncharacterized protein LOC126918567 — MTMNEEEATYALKTMIYIRRMENKAAELYRLRLINGFLHLYSGQEAVAVGTKMSIMKKDSLITAYRCHGFAVVFGISAREIFAELMGRKTGISKGKGGSMHMYGNQFFGGDGIVGGQIPVGAGLGFAQKYNGTGGVAWAFYGDGAASQGQIYEAYNMSKLWNLPVVFVCENNKYAMGTVVQRHSANTNFYTRGDLIPGVKVDGMRVMDVREAVKFARDYALRNGPILLEMVTYRYFGHSMSDPGTSYRTRDEVKKIQAERDPIELLTKLLVENGVKTEAEILEIRKNTYKAVDEEMEQAKADPYPEMSEIATDVYVKPLEKTRGKAPWETH, encoded by the exons ATGACAATGAACGAAGAAGAAGCAACTTACGCATTGAAAACGATGATCTACATCAGACGAATGGAAAACAAGGCGGCGGAATTATATAGATTGCGCTTGATCAACGGTTTCCTTCATTTATATTCTGGTCAG GAAGCAGTAGCCGTTGGTACAAAGATGTCGATAATGAAAAAGGACAGTTTGATCACAGCTTACCGATGTCATGGTTTCGCAGTGGTATTCGGTATATCGGCACGAGAAATATTCGCCGAGCTGATGGGTCGTAAGACTGGAATTTCGAAAGGAAAAGGTGGATCTATGCACATGTACGGGAATCAATTTTTCGGAGGCGACGGGATCGTCGGCGGTCAG ATACCGGTTGGCGCTGGGTTGGGATTCGCTCAAAAATACAATGGCACGGGTGGAGTTGCTTGGGCATTTTATGGGGATGGTGCTGCATCTCAGGGCCAAATCTACGAAGCATACAACATGTCGAAATTATGGAATCTGCCTGTAGTATTTGTATGCGAAAATAATAAGTACGCGATGGGAACGGTAGTGCAGAGACATTCGGCTAACACCAACTTCTACACGCGAGGAGATCTAATTCCAGGGGTGAAG GTAGATGGCATGAGAGTGATGGATGTTCGCGAAGCTGTGAAATTTGCTAGAGACTACGCTCTTAGGAACGGTCCGATTCTTCTTGAGATGGTCACCTATCGGTACTTTGGTCACAGCATGAGCGATCCTGGCACCTCTTATCGTACCAGAGACGAAGTGAAGAAAATACAAGCTGAACGAGATCCTATCGAGTTATTGACCAAACTGCTCGTGGAGAATGGTGTGAAAACCGAAGCGGAAATTCTT GAAATTAGGAAAAACACGTACAAAGCAGTGGATGAGGAAATGGAACAAGCTAAAGCCGACCCATACCCGGAGATGTCGGAAATCGCAACGGATGTTTACGTGAAACCATTGGAAAAAACGCGCGGCAAAGCACCTTGGGAAACTCATTAA
- the LOC126918450 gene encoding uncharacterized protein LOC126918450 isoform X1, producing the protein MNNKEDDEDAKLEGCLKLNVCSGKRNMFEEYSKIFRILLANWKENYSQLRNDEFNENLEDLILPSNEEWRYRVYYRLVELQRECDDFIKRRVEETGLGTEVETKLEAERDRKKNDWEWEPKKLGHSLTIVEPRKYGSEESKGGSLMSVDRISGSMIETCVQPGWRVNDILLAAKVLRKVQPSPIYSDEAEMRRVFGLVYDVLRYKKIFVRALEDIGFWQHNNAIKDREKIVWLLLYDLQGRKFAKPQFEIANSEEREEIFEAAGLADVENALLNVKTRLAASISRLRIRGSALNLDELLPSRLRVIEGVAWGVQARIASGWINSMKIVNKTEFLEEMSALKLTYCESKGAKVELEENEYAFDPICPKMVHLHESMRETLAVSSIVRDHRFVFLERSLCIGAAALVQAIRVGRVYGPVILTHSLAPRHTGYLAGLLADIEHAGKLLAFGAGDRRCEYETYLKNIGITWQRCRVFSERYASHPTTSESERATVVLVVPSCTYTGVRDIVDLAVARGGDVDLLESLTDGYTNSLRDDIDDDYERQDDNCEDQKNYNDHEQWRTFLTDQMSTLKYTLTRPNVQFVVYEVHTILPSETTEMVRQVVDCVNRMAMEKYIREHPRKAQKESSKSVKMDEEMRKDDHASTLSANITIPDSDLFEVSSIDDIYGENVSDMLNPGCFLVVIKRKEMVQFDSLFMIKVAESKGLFGDPKTQQPSKQESVIDQSIRQSLQSGAQKRAKRVKVEIERIMAHTYSSLSKSVQENQICPRHKRCASWEEATGLQVFENAKLDVKTWRKQKNSVNPSSTPLYATSSRKKELEAIRSIFSPQSEFKASTLHTEPKQKRSSSTLTNSLNIESLPREEWSRATSSILRSPIVARAARLIRLEDSIDSENYEEEKKQTRSKTGHRYWASRKTSRLLHPVGSPSNAYSSLFDIV; encoded by the exons ATGAATAATAAAGAGGACGATGAAGATGCGAAATTAGAAGGTTGTTTAAAGCTAAACGTCTGTTCTGGCAAAAGGAACATGTTCGAGGAATACTCTAAGATCTTTCGTATCTTATTAGCAAATTGGAAAGAAAATTACAGTCAACTTCGCAACGATGAATTTAACGAAAACTTAGAAGACCTGATTTTACCGAGCAACGAAGAGTGGCGTTACCGAGTCTATTATCGACTGGTTGAACTGCAAAGAGAATGCGacgattttataaaaagaag GGTCGAGGAAACCGGATTGGGCACGGAAGTGGAAACGAAGTTGGAAGCGGAGAGGGATCGAAAGAAGAACGATTGGGAATGGGAGCCAAAGAAGCTTGGACACAGTTTGACGATAGTTGAGCCTAGAAAATATGGAAGCGAAGAATCGAAGGGAGGATCGTTGATGAGCGTCGATAGGATCAGTGGTTCGATGATAGAAACATGCGTTCAACCAGGTTGGCGCGTTAACGATATTCTGTTAGCCGCGAAAGTTCTTCGGAAGGTTCAACCTTCTCCTATATACTCGGACGAGGCTGAGATGCGTCGTGTGTTTGGACTCGTCTACGACGTTCTCAGAT ACAAAAAGATATTCGTTCGTGCCTTGGAGGATATAGGATTTTGGCAGCACAACAACGCGATCAAGGATCGAGAAAAGATCGTTTGGTTGTTGCTGTACGATTTACAAGGAAGAAAATTTGCGAAGCCACAGTTCGAGATCGCCAATTCCGAAGAACGCGAGGAGATCTTTGAG GCTGCTGGCTTAGCGGATGTCGAGAACGCTCTTCTGAATGTGAAGACTCGTCTCGCGGCAAGTATTTCCAGGCTACGGATCCGCGGCTCTGCCCTCAACctcg ATGAATTATTGCCGAGCCGATTGCGCGTCATCGAAGGCGTCGCTTGGGGTGTACAAGCTAGGATCGCTTCCGGATGGATAAACAGCATGAAAATCGTCAACAAGACAGAATTCCTGGAGGAAATGTCGGCATTGAAATTGACCTATTGCGAAAGCAAAGGAGCGAAGGTAGAACTCGAAGAGAATGAGTATGCGTTCGATCCGATTTGCCCGAAGATGGTTCATTTGCACGAAAGCATGCGGGAAACGCTGGCTGTTTCCAGTATCGTTCGTGATCACCGTTTCGTATTTCTG GAAAGATCATTGTGTATTGGCGCGGCAGCGTTGGTACAGGCGATTCGCGTCGGTCGGGTCTACGGCCCGGTCATTTTAACGCATTCCCTTGCGCCTCGACACACTGGATATCTGGCTGGGCTTTTGGCCGATATCGAGCACGCTGGTAAACTGCTGGCCTTTGGAGCTGGCGATCGTCGTTGCGAGTACGAGACTTACCTGAAAAACATCGGCATCACCTGGCAACGGTGTCGCGTCTTCTCCGAAAG GTACGCGTCTCATCCGACGACGAGCGAATCAGAGAGAGCCACCGTAGTGTTAGTGGTGCCATCGTGTACCTACACAGGGGTCAGAGATATCGTCGATCTCGCAGTGGCACGAGGTGGAGACGTGGATCTTCTGGAATCGTTAACAGATGGCTACACTAACAGCCTTCGCGACGACATTGACGACGACTACGAACGACAGGATGACAATTGCGAGGACCAAAAGAATTATAACGATCATGAACAGTGGCGTACTTTCTTGACCGATCAAATGTCCACTTTGAAATATACTTTGACCAGGCCGAATGTACAATTTGTCGTATACGAAGTGCACACGATTTTACCCTCAGAGACAACGGAGATGGTTCGGCAGGTGGTAGACTGCGTTAATCGGATGGCCATGGAGAAGTACATTCGCGAACATCCG AGGAAAGCGCAGAAGGAATCGTCGAAATCGGTCAAGATGGACGAGGAAATGCGCAAAGACGATCATGCTTCGACACTGTCCGCGAACATTACC ATCCCAGACAGCGATCTGTTCGAAGTGAGCAGCATCGACGATATTTACGGAGAGAACGTTAGTGATATGTTAAATCCAGGATGCTTTCTCgtggtaataaaacgaaaagaaatgGTGCAATTCGACTCGCTGTTTATGATCAAAGTAGCAGAATCGAAGGGTTTGTTCGGCGATCCGAAAACGCAACAGCCATCGAAACAGGAATCCGTCATCGATCAGTCGATTCGACAATCCTTGCAATCAGGCGCACAGAAACGAGCAAAGCGTGTCAAG GTGGAGATCGAGCGTATAATGGCACATACGTACTCCTCATTATCGAAAAGCGTACAAGAAAATCAGATTTGTCCACGGCACAAACGATGCGCCAGCTGGGAGGAAGCGACTGGATTGCAG GTATTCGAAAATGCAAAGTTGGACGTTAAAACGTGGCGAAAGCAAAAGAATAGCGTGAATCCTTCGAGCACACCTCTGTACGCAACTTCGTCACGGAAAAAG GAATTAGAAGCGATACGCTCGATCTTTTCACCGCAATCCGAATTCAAAGCGTCCACGTTGCATACAGAGCCGAAGCAAAAGAGATCTTCGTCCACATTGACCAATTCGCTCAACATCGAATCTCTGCCCCG CGAGGAATGGAGCCGTGCTACTTCGTCGATTTTGAGGTCACCGATTGTTGCTAGAGCGGCGCGTCTTATTCGTCTGGAGGATTCCATCGATAGCGAGAATTACGAGGAAGAGAAGAAGCAGACGCGATCAAAGACAGGCCACCGATACTGGGCATCGAGGAAGACGTCTCGTCTATTACATCCTGTCGGTTCACCATCCAATGCGTACAGCTCGCTCTTTGATATCGTTTAA
- the LOC126918450 gene encoding uncharacterized protein LOC126918450 isoform X2, whose product MFEEYSKIFRILLANWKENYSQLRNDEFNENLEDLILPSNEEWRYRVYYRLVELQRECDDFIKRRVEETGLGTEVETKLEAERDRKKNDWEWEPKKLGHSLTIVEPRKYGSEESKGGSLMSVDRISGSMIETCVQPGWRVNDILLAAKVLRKVQPSPIYSDEAEMRRVFGLVYDVLRYKKIFVRALEDIGFWQHNNAIKDREKIVWLLLYDLQGRKFAKPQFEIANSEEREEIFEAAGLADVENALLNVKTRLAASISRLRIRGSALNLDELLPSRLRVIEGVAWGVQARIASGWINSMKIVNKTEFLEEMSALKLTYCESKGAKVELEENEYAFDPICPKMVHLHESMRETLAVSSIVRDHRFVFLERSLCIGAAALVQAIRVGRVYGPVILTHSLAPRHTGYLAGLLADIEHAGKLLAFGAGDRRCEYETYLKNIGITWQRCRVFSERYASHPTTSESERATVVLVVPSCTYTGVRDIVDLAVARGGDVDLLESLTDGYTNSLRDDIDDDYERQDDNCEDQKNYNDHEQWRTFLTDQMSTLKYTLTRPNVQFVVYEVHTILPSETTEMVRQVVDCVNRMAMEKYIREHPRKAQKESSKSVKMDEEMRKDDHASTLSANITIPDSDLFEVSSIDDIYGENVSDMLNPGCFLVVIKRKEMVQFDSLFMIKVAESKGLFGDPKTQQPSKQESVIDQSIRQSLQSGAQKRAKRVKVEIERIMAHTYSSLSKSVQENQICPRHKRCASWEEATGLQVFENAKLDVKTWRKQKNSVNPSSTPLYATSSRKKELEAIRSIFSPQSEFKASTLHTEPKQKRSSSTLTNSLNIESLPREEWSRATSSILRSPIVARAARLIRLEDSIDSENYEEEKKQTRSKTGHRYWASRKTSRLLHPVGSPSNAYSSLFDIV is encoded by the exons ATGTTCGAGGAATACTCTAAGATCTTTCGTATCTTATTAGCAAATTGGAAAGAAAATTACAGTCAACTTCGCAACGATGAATTTAACGAAAACTTAGAAGACCTGATTTTACCGAGCAACGAAGAGTGGCGTTACCGAGTCTATTATCGACTGGTTGAACTGCAAAGAGAATGCGacgattttataaaaagaag GGTCGAGGAAACCGGATTGGGCACGGAAGTGGAAACGAAGTTGGAAGCGGAGAGGGATCGAAAGAAGAACGATTGGGAATGGGAGCCAAAGAAGCTTGGACACAGTTTGACGATAGTTGAGCCTAGAAAATATGGAAGCGAAGAATCGAAGGGAGGATCGTTGATGAGCGTCGATAGGATCAGTGGTTCGATGATAGAAACATGCGTTCAACCAGGTTGGCGCGTTAACGATATTCTGTTAGCCGCGAAAGTTCTTCGGAAGGTTCAACCTTCTCCTATATACTCGGACGAGGCTGAGATGCGTCGTGTGTTTGGACTCGTCTACGACGTTCTCAGAT ACAAAAAGATATTCGTTCGTGCCTTGGAGGATATAGGATTTTGGCAGCACAACAACGCGATCAAGGATCGAGAAAAGATCGTTTGGTTGTTGCTGTACGATTTACAAGGAAGAAAATTTGCGAAGCCACAGTTCGAGATCGCCAATTCCGAAGAACGCGAGGAGATCTTTGAG GCTGCTGGCTTAGCGGATGTCGAGAACGCTCTTCTGAATGTGAAGACTCGTCTCGCGGCAAGTATTTCCAGGCTACGGATCCGCGGCTCTGCCCTCAACctcg ATGAATTATTGCCGAGCCGATTGCGCGTCATCGAAGGCGTCGCTTGGGGTGTACAAGCTAGGATCGCTTCCGGATGGATAAACAGCATGAAAATCGTCAACAAGACAGAATTCCTGGAGGAAATGTCGGCATTGAAATTGACCTATTGCGAAAGCAAAGGAGCGAAGGTAGAACTCGAAGAGAATGAGTATGCGTTCGATCCGATTTGCCCGAAGATGGTTCATTTGCACGAAAGCATGCGGGAAACGCTGGCTGTTTCCAGTATCGTTCGTGATCACCGTTTCGTATTTCTG GAAAGATCATTGTGTATTGGCGCGGCAGCGTTGGTACAGGCGATTCGCGTCGGTCGGGTCTACGGCCCGGTCATTTTAACGCATTCCCTTGCGCCTCGACACACTGGATATCTGGCTGGGCTTTTGGCCGATATCGAGCACGCTGGTAAACTGCTGGCCTTTGGAGCTGGCGATCGTCGTTGCGAGTACGAGACTTACCTGAAAAACATCGGCATCACCTGGCAACGGTGTCGCGTCTTCTCCGAAAG GTACGCGTCTCATCCGACGACGAGCGAATCAGAGAGAGCCACCGTAGTGTTAGTGGTGCCATCGTGTACCTACACAGGGGTCAGAGATATCGTCGATCTCGCAGTGGCACGAGGTGGAGACGTGGATCTTCTGGAATCGTTAACAGATGGCTACACTAACAGCCTTCGCGACGACATTGACGACGACTACGAACGACAGGATGACAATTGCGAGGACCAAAAGAATTATAACGATCATGAACAGTGGCGTACTTTCTTGACCGATCAAATGTCCACTTTGAAATATACTTTGACCAGGCCGAATGTACAATTTGTCGTATACGAAGTGCACACGATTTTACCCTCAGAGACAACGGAGATGGTTCGGCAGGTGGTAGACTGCGTTAATCGGATGGCCATGGAGAAGTACATTCGCGAACATCCG AGGAAAGCGCAGAAGGAATCGTCGAAATCGGTCAAGATGGACGAGGAAATGCGCAAAGACGATCATGCTTCGACACTGTCCGCGAACATTACC ATCCCAGACAGCGATCTGTTCGAAGTGAGCAGCATCGACGATATTTACGGAGAGAACGTTAGTGATATGTTAAATCCAGGATGCTTTCTCgtggtaataaaacgaaaagaaatgGTGCAATTCGACTCGCTGTTTATGATCAAAGTAGCAGAATCGAAGGGTTTGTTCGGCGATCCGAAAACGCAACAGCCATCGAAACAGGAATCCGTCATCGATCAGTCGATTCGACAATCCTTGCAATCAGGCGCACAGAAACGAGCAAAGCGTGTCAAG GTGGAGATCGAGCGTATAATGGCACATACGTACTCCTCATTATCGAAAAGCGTACAAGAAAATCAGATTTGTCCACGGCACAAACGATGCGCCAGCTGGGAGGAAGCGACTGGATTGCAG GTATTCGAAAATGCAAAGTTGGACGTTAAAACGTGGCGAAAGCAAAAGAATAGCGTGAATCCTTCGAGCACACCTCTGTACGCAACTTCGTCACGGAAAAAG GAATTAGAAGCGATACGCTCGATCTTTTCACCGCAATCCGAATTCAAAGCGTCCACGTTGCATACAGAGCCGAAGCAAAAGAGATCTTCGTCCACATTGACCAATTCGCTCAACATCGAATCTCTGCCCCG CGAGGAATGGAGCCGTGCTACTTCGTCGATTTTGAGGTCACCGATTGTTGCTAGAGCGGCGCGTCTTATTCGTCTGGAGGATTCCATCGATAGCGAGAATTACGAGGAAGAGAAGAAGCAGACGCGATCAAAGACAGGCCACCGATACTGGGCATCGAGGAAGACGTCTCGTCTATTACATCCTGTCGGTTCACCATCCAATGCGTACAGCTCGCTCTTTGATATCGTTTAA
- the LOC126918521 gene encoding uncharacterized protein LOC126918521 isoform X2: MLRLLGFEFEMRFSTDEKDKANKEYEENRKRIFQECVNKHALLLKCRDIVQEAYGPVILLTTITSATSLCTLIFQVLQVRGQIIDKIIICIVFIFMKLLQTFLYAWPADVILTESDRFRRKVYFSDWYKHKDISFAKGFTLILAQRSIVLKACDLMQVSLDLFVKVLNTAVSYYFLLETIDKDK; this comes from the exons ATGTTACGTTTGTTGGGTTTTGAGTTCGAGATGAGATTTTCAACTGACGAGAAGGATAAGGCGAATAAAGAGTATGAGGAGAATCGTAAACGGATCTTTCAAGAATGCGTCAACAAGCACGCTCTGTTACTGAAATGTCGAGACATCGTTCAAGAAGCTTACGGACCCGTCATACTATTAACAACAATAACGAGCGCAACGAGTCTATGTACTTTAATATTTCAGGTTTTGCAG GTCAGAGGACAAATCATCGATAAAATCATAATTTGTATtgttttcatttttatgaaattattacAAACGTTCCTGTACGCCTGGCCTGCAGACGTAATTCTTACCGAG AGCGATCGTTTTCGTCGCAAGGTTTATTTTAGCGATTGGTACAAACACAAGGATATTAGTTTCGCAAAAGGCTTTACGCTGATATTAGCACAGAGATCGATCGTTCTGAAAGCGTGTGATTTGATGCAAGTTTCATTGGATCTTTTTGTTAAG GTTTTGAATACCGCAGTATCCTACTATTTCTTGTTAGAAACCATTGATAaggataaataa
- the LOC126918521 gene encoding odorant receptor 24a-like isoform X1 — MSKELKIYRKYASFVKRFLLLSGMCPITKERDVFYRCISIWSIFSSFISLCVVGNFCSQNVQNIALLTASFSLFCAILNTTTKACCFFIYQNKLQQANDILSSMLEQALSETDIRSIAFSWVRTFYRLIYLQFTLMTINSTIHAFKPLITRILYDANNTTNLQYPLPFPASYPWTIDSMLVWQLHYLFDLNIVWNIISVSTGVDGFFSFCLFRISVMLRLLGFEFEMRFSTDEKDKANKEYEENRKRIFQECVNKHALLLKCRDIVQEAYGPVILLTTITSATSLCTLIFQVLQVRGQIIDKIIICIVFIFMKLLQTFLYAWPADVILTESDRFRRKVYFSDWYKHKDISFAKGFTLILAQRSIVLKACDLMQVSLDLFVKVLNTAVSYYFLLETIDKDK, encoded by the exons ATGTCGAAAGAACTAAAAATATATCGAAAGTATGCTAGTTTCGTAAAACGTTTTCTCCTCCTTAGTGGGATGTGTCCGATTACGAAGGAGCGGGATGTATTTTATCGGTGCATATCAATTTGGTCGATATTTTCCTCTTTCATTTCACTCTGTGTCGTAGGAAATTTTTGCTCACAGAATGTTCAGAATATCGCTTTGCTTACCGCTTCGTTTTCCCTCTTCTGTGCCATATTGAATACAACTACGAAG GCTTGCTGCTTTTTTATCTATCAAAATAAACTACAACAAGCAAATGATATACTCAGTTCTATGTTGGAACAAGCACTAAGCGAAACAGATATAAGATCAATAGCTTTTTCCTGGGTTCGAACGTTTTATCGATTGATTTATCTACAGTTTACGTTAATGACAATCAACAGCACTATACACGCATTTAAACCGTTGATTACGAGAATACTTTACGACGCGAACAATACAACAAATCTACAGTATCCTTTACCCTTTCCTGCAAGTTATCCTTGGACGATTGATTCAATGTTAGTCTGGCAATTGCATTATCTCTTTGATTTGAATATTGTTTGGAATATAATCTCTGTATCTACCGGCGTAGATGGATTTTTCAGCTTTTGCTTATTTCGTATATCGGTAATGTTACGTTTGTTGGGTTTTGAGTTCGAGATGAGATTTTCAACTGACGAGAAGGATAAGGCGAATAAAGAGTATGAGGAGAATCGTAAACGGATCTTTCAAGAATGCGTCAACAAGCACGCTCTGTTACTGAAATGTCGAGACATCGTTCAAGAAGCTTACGGACCCGTCATACTATTAACAACAATAACGAGCGCAACGAGTCTATGTACTTTAATATTTCAGGTTTTGCAG GTCAGAGGACAAATCATCGATAAAATCATAATTTGTATtgttttcatttttatgaaattattacAAACGTTCCTGTACGCCTGGCCTGCAGACGTAATTCTTACCGAG AGCGATCGTTTTCGTCGCAAGGTTTATTTTAGCGATTGGTACAAACACAAGGATATTAGTTTCGCAAAAGGCTTTACGCTGATATTAGCACAGAGATCGATCGTTCTGAAAGCGTGTGATTTGATGCAAGTTTCATTGGATCTTTTTGTTAAG GTTTTGAATACCGCAGTATCCTACTATTTCTTGTTAGAAACCATTGATAaggataaataa
- the LOC126918529 gene encoding beta-parvin isoform X1 yields MSSPRPKSPRPPISTRKDEKEESFWDKIGTLGRKKRIKEVQEVQEEGKYAIDSPGFAANPEMPPEEYALDENEERSMIEPRSLEDSKLKELIFVLIEWINDELADQRIIVKDIAEDLYDGQVLQKLLEKLTGKKLDVPEVTQSEEGQKQKLAVVLSAANQVLGRHPPYKWNVESVHSKNIVAILHLLVGLARQFRAPVRLPERVAAQVVVVRKKDGQLIHRTVREEITSTYDDLGMRCERDAFDSLFDHPADKLAVVKKSLISFVNKHLSKVHLEVTDLDTQFHDGVFLTLLLGLLEGFFVPLGSFHLTPKTHDHKVHNVSFAFDIMQDIGLPKPKARPEDIVNLDLKSTLRVLYNLFTKYKSMN; encoded by the exons ATGTCGTCTCCACGTCCAAAATCTCCACGACCTCCTATTTCGACGAGGAAggatgaaaaagaagaaagtttcTGGGATAAGATTGGGACCTTGGGTCGAAAAAAGCGTATCAAAGAAG TGCAAGAGGTACAGGAGGAAGGGAAATATGCAATTGATTCACCAGGATTTGCAGCCAATCCAGAGATGCCACCAGAAGAATATGCGTTAGATGAAAATGAGGAACGTTCAATGATAGAACCTAGGTCTTTGGAAGATTCTAAACTTAAAGAATTAATATTTGTCCTCATTGAATGGATCAACGATGAATTAGCAGACCAGCGGATTATTGTTAAAGATATTGCAGAAGATTTGTATGATGGACAGGTACTACAGAAACTATTGG aaaAGTTGACAGGAAAGAAGTTAGATGTTCCTGAAGTGACTCAATCAGAAGAAGGTCAGAAACAGAAATTAGCAGTTGTGTTGTCAGCTGCTAATCAAGTATTAGGACGCCATCCTCCTTACAAATGGAACGTAGAATCTGTTCATTCGAAAAACATTGTTGCCATTTTACATTTATTGGTTGGTTTGGCAAGGCAATTTCGAGCGCCTGTTAGATTGCCAGAAAGAGTAGCTGCTCAGGTTGTCGTTGTGCGTAAAAAGGATGGCCAGCTAATACACAGAACGGTTAGAGAAGAAATTACATCGACGTACGATGATTTGGGAATGCGTTGCGAACGAGACGCTTTCGATAGTCTTTTCGATCATCCGGCTGATAAATTAGCTGTAGTTAAAAAG TCGTTGATTTCTTTCGTCAATAAACACTTGAGTAAAGTTCATTTGGAGGTGACAGATTTAGATACGCAATTTCATGATGGTGTTTTTTTAACTCTTCTACTTGGACTTCTCGAAGGTTTTTTCGTACCTTTAGGTAGTTTTCATTTGACACCTAAAACACATGATCATAAGGTACATAATGTTTCATTTGCATTTGATATTATGCAAGATATTGGTCTACCAAAACCCAAGGCTCGCCCAGAAG ATATTGTAAATTTGGATCTAAAATCAACTCTACGAGTATTGTACAATCTATTCACAAAATATAAAAGCATGAATtaa
- the LOC126918529 gene encoding beta-parvin isoform X2, giving the protein MPPEEYALDENEERSMIEPRSLEDSKLKELIFVLIEWINDELADQRIIVKDIAEDLYDGQVLQKLLEKLTGKKLDVPEVTQSEEGQKQKLAVVLSAANQVLGRHPPYKWNVESVHSKNIVAILHLLVGLARQFRAPVRLPERVAAQVVVVRKKDGQLIHRTVREEITSTYDDLGMRCERDAFDSLFDHPADKLAVVKKSLISFVNKHLSKVHLEVTDLDTQFHDGVFLTLLLGLLEGFFVPLGSFHLTPKTHDHKVHNVSFAFDIMQDIGLPKPKARPEDIVNLDLKSTLRVLYNLFTKYKSMN; this is encoded by the exons ATGCCACCAGAAGAATATGCGTTAGATGAAAATGAGGAACGTTCAATGATAGAACCTAGGTCTTTGGAAGATTCTAAACTTAAAGAATTAATATTTGTCCTCATTGAATGGATCAACGATGAATTAGCAGACCAGCGGATTATTGTTAAAGATATTGCAGAAGATTTGTATGATGGACAGGTACTACAGAAACTATTGG aaaAGTTGACAGGAAAGAAGTTAGATGTTCCTGAAGTGACTCAATCAGAAGAAGGTCAGAAACAGAAATTAGCAGTTGTGTTGTCAGCTGCTAATCAAGTATTAGGACGCCATCCTCCTTACAAATGGAACGTAGAATCTGTTCATTCGAAAAACATTGTTGCCATTTTACATTTATTGGTTGGTTTGGCAAGGCAATTTCGAGCGCCTGTTAGATTGCCAGAAAGAGTAGCTGCTCAGGTTGTCGTTGTGCGTAAAAAGGATGGCCAGCTAATACACAGAACGGTTAGAGAAGAAATTACATCGACGTACGATGATTTGGGAATGCGTTGCGAACGAGACGCTTTCGATAGTCTTTTCGATCATCCGGCTGATAAATTAGCTGTAGTTAAAAAG TCGTTGATTTCTTTCGTCAATAAACACTTGAGTAAAGTTCATTTGGAGGTGACAGATTTAGATACGCAATTTCATGATGGTGTTTTTTTAACTCTTCTACTTGGACTTCTCGAAGGTTTTTTCGTACCTTTAGGTAGTTTTCATTTGACACCTAAAACACATGATCATAAGGTACATAATGTTTCATTTGCATTTGATATTATGCAAGATATTGGTCTACCAAAACCCAAGGCTCGCCCAGAAG ATATTGTAAATTTGGATCTAAAATCAACTCTACGAGTATTGTACAATCTATTCACAAAATATAAAAGCATGAATtaa